A stretch of DNA from Peromyscus eremicus chromosome 18, PerEre_H2_v1, whole genome shotgun sequence:
TAAGAGAAAAGACCAACAAGACatagactttaaaaattaatgtccTGGTACTAACCCATTAGGTACTGAATATGTACTGCAAAATGCTTGTCATCATTTGCTGATACGCATCACTGTTTTAATAAAGCACATTTTCCCTCCTTAGTGGACCTCTATTGAGCAGATATATCTAATACCCACATAGATACGTTAGTGCTATATGCCCTTCAGCCCTCCCTCAGATAACCTCCAAAATAAGATAAAGTGACAGATTTCCACTTGACTGTAAACTCCATTGAACATACTTCAGATCTTCCCTTTGGTCATGGACAGGGAAGCTTCCTGTCCCAGAACATTTCCTCCCTTTAGCCTGAATCTTTTTTCTTCTGAGGTAGGAAGATGGCCTCTTCTAATGTAGAGTGTTGCTTGGTGCTGTATGCATGCTGTCTCTGGGTACACCACCTCAGGAAGGCTTAGCATTAGGTAGATTTTCTTCACCTAAACCACAGAGGGTGATTCCAGTACCCGCCTCCTGCAGAACGAGCACCTCTTTCTTCTTAGGCCCCCAGATCACTACTCAGTCTCTTTACACATTTAAAAGGAGACAATAATGTCATAACGTGCATATACAATGAAAACTATTTTTTGCAAAGCCAGATTGTCATATCATATCATGATACTATTTCACCACAAAAAAAGAGGGAGAACACCCTGGTGAGTAGGTTGATGTTACTCCAGAGATGCTCCTAGGAAAAGGGTCAGATGGAAATGTTTAACTTGGAGGGACAGGCTGGTATTTGGAAACAGAAATTGTACCAGAAAGCTTTGGAATGTTTTAGAAATAGGTTTAGAAAAAGGTAAGCTCTTGTTTGTTCTAATCCAAAAGCTTTAGTTTTTGAATAACCAAAGAGACGTTGTCAAATAGACTGACCATCTAACAGAGACAGGCTTATGTTCATGCTGTACTAACTCAAACAATAACAAAGACGTAGTTGCTGGAGCTGATGGCTCAGGTTGGActgtgacttacacacacacacacacacacacacacgcacgcacgcacgcacgcacgcgcgcacacacacacacgcacgcatgcacacacatacatttttttttacttggggtgattttttttttcagtgctggagattataaggcaagtgctttaccacatTACAGCCCAGTTTGTTATTTTAGGAAGAATTCTAAAACCTAAGGGAACAATCTCTCCCGAATGTTTGGAAACAGTCTTTTGACCTATCAACCCAGAGACTCTGAGGGCTGAGAACTTGGAAATGCAGCGGGATGGTGAGGAGCGGTGCTGTTGGTTTCGGGTTATTGTGGTACCATCCAGCCAGTGGCCTCTTATCTAcagggttaaaaaaagaaaaccggTAACACTATTAAAAGCAACGATGACTCTGAGACTTGCTAAGTATTTGTGATGCATCATCCAGTCACTGCTCGATCTTGAAGAACTAACCAGACAACAGAGTCTCATTGATAAAAAATGCAAAGCCCACAGCCAAGGAGTGTTGTAATTTATCTCCAATTGGAAATGAAGGAATGTGATGATCTCGCCTGGCAGTGGCTTATCCGCGTGGAAAGCGAGTTCTAGCTATGTGCTGGAGGACTTCTGTGACATAGGCGAGAGCCGGGCTCGGCAGTGGCTGGCAGGGCTTTACAGTGAATCAGCAGATCTATATTTAAATCTTAGGATTTCATGTCCCAGACTTGAAACAGCAAATGCTAGTTAATGAAAAATAAGCTGGAATAAGAAAATCTGTAGTTCTGAAGATCCCAAGAGGACAATAAAAACAACTTCCTTGCCTACCAATagcactttgtttttttttaaacatccacACATTTAATTTCATCTCATCCTCACAACAACCCTGCAAAGTGAGTGTTAACAGACCCATTGTACAGCTGAGAAacaggttttaaatatttttaggtATCTTGCTGGAAGTCATACATTGAATGAAAGAACCCAGACAAGGCTAGacctcttctctttctgtctgtctctcatttcCCTATATCTCTGCATCCTTTTTGTTCTGAACTCGTTGTGTGGactggaaacaggaagaaaactgCTTTAAATCAAACTTGTTGTGAGTGTCTTATGTCTGGAGTTACTCTAGGAGACGTTTTGCAAGCTCTGTATCTGGAGTCACTGTGTAGGTACGGAGTGTTACCATCTGGCATAGCACAGGGTACCTTTTGATGCTGGTCAATGTACGTTTAAAACATCCAGGAGAATGTCTGTAGACACTTTCTCTTCTGTGCCTCCATAAAGTGTGGCATCCCTTATATACAAATTACTGGCCTGTCCATGACACTGTCAATCCTTTAGCCTCTTAGTAGCATGTTTTTCAGAGCCGATAGAATACCAGGATGGCAAAGGAAGGACTGCCAGGTACCAAGTTATCTCCTTTTCATTCTCAGCCAAAACCTCCTCTACCTCTTGCTACATTTTACATTGTACAAATTGACAGCGACACCGGGTCTTTTTAAATCACAAGTTCACTTTGTTGAGAAACAGTACACATCACATGACTTAAACCGATCAAACCTCACTTAggtcagaaataaaaatacaattaaaaaaaaaaaacatcaaccaCAAAATATAAAGTCAGTATGGTTATGAGCCAGGCCTACACATTTTAGTGTCACACATTTTCAGTAATAGTCTATGCAAAAATAATTCCCCCTTTGGTCACAGCAGTGAGGAAAACACAGGTAGAAACAATGTATGTGTTGAGCTGATTTGTGGCTATCTCACATAAAGCCATCTGCTCTTATGATCTCTAGCCGGATTTAGATAATGGACCAaaaagccccctcccccaccccctgccccaagAGTCAGGCTGCAAGGCTGTGCGGCTCAGGTGGAAACAGGGATGAATTTGATGGACTTGGACGATTTAGGCGAGTCCTTCCACATCCCTGTGCTGTTTGTGGGGCTTCGGTTGTTCGAGTAAGAAGTCTGCCTTCTGCTCATGCTGTCCGAGTCGTCCTTGGTGAATTTCTGCACCACGCTTTGGCAGCATGGAAAACTTTGGACACAGTCTTGCAGGAGATGGCCGCTAAAAAACATGTATATCCAGGGGTTGCAGCAGCTGTTCAAGGAGGCTAGTAGCGCTGTGATGGTGATGGAGGGGTTTTCTGAATCTGTGGGGGAAGTTGTGGGGAGAGATTGTTTAATAAACAGCCAAAGCAAAGACACTGCACTGaattaatctattttttcctCCTGAACAATGAGTTAAAAAGTTGCATGTTAGTATAGAAACGAACATTTTATTTGTTAGGGAGACAGCTGTTACTTCAGAGAAATGAGTGCTTTTTGAAAGTTGGTTATAAAAGGAAATATCTAAAAGTTAGTGTGAATAGTTTAAACCAGACACTGTTAGAGCAGTTCGATATAATGGGTAGGAATTCTAAGAAGGTGAAGTTattgaataatttatttaaaaaactgtaCACCGGTAGGGGCCTTTGTGAATAGATACGGTGTTTACAGAACGGAAATCTGAAGTGCTTATAACCACATACACCAAATTACACTCATCCTAATAACTTGGGCACAGTATGCCATACGGGCTGTGTTGAGCAGAAGTGAACGAAAACTCCAGGGAAGAGGGGAGTGAAAAGAGATCTCCAAAGAAGCTGGCTTGAGTCGTTTAGTAGTTTGCTTGGGTGTCATTAGACATTTggcttgatttttaaaagaccaTCTTTGATTGTAGTTCAAACGAATTATAATGAGAAAAACATCTGGGTTCTGTGTGACCCTgttccaaataaataataataataataataaaaacataattacaGCAGACAGCAACAAAACCCCTAGTAGCTGAATTGGGGATTCAAACAGGATTTTGAAATATTCTGTGAGGTACCCCTAGAGAACTACATGGCTACCACAACTTTTCAAAGTGAAACGATTGCACtgatgataattaaaaaaaaaaaaataggaagaaccACCAAACACCCAATTTCTCCTGATTACTATACAGACTTGGATCATTTCACTTTCGTCATGGCAAAATAAACTgtagaccagtgattctcaacctgtgggtcccttTGGATGTTGAACGAtcccttcacaggggtcacctaagaccatcctgcgttatcagatatttacattacaattcacaacagtagcaaaattagagttacaaagtagcaatgagaataattttacggttgggggtcatcacacaatgaggaactgtagtaaagggtcacagcgttaggacggctgagaaccgctgctctacaCCGTTCACTGCTTCGTGCTAAGTGCTGCAGAGGTGACCATAGCCAAGCatggcatttaaaaaatactagaCATTCTCCATATGTATAGCACAAGTAAGAATTTTAGTAATTATGTCCAAATTTCAATAAGCAATAGAATTTTTCAATTTGATTGACACTCTTAGAGGCTTCTTGGAGGGGAAAGGTaaacaaaaaagattttccaTGTATTCCTCATTGTTAGCAATGTAGCctacaaatgtatttatttaaatgacATCTGTGAATGTTAAAAacaatactcataaaataaactgTATGTATTCCATGCCTCAATCCTAACACTGGAAAAAGATACGGCTTCTCCCAGATTTTCTATCCTGACTAGACTTTTCTTCAGGAATACTTCTGTAACACACTTGgtttggaaatttttcttcttattaaagGAAGATATATTACAAGgcagaaaattaaataatagcCTCCTGGGGAatgggtttttctgttttgtgatgGAAACTGAAATGAAACTAGCCAGCAGGGGATGAGAAACTTCCACAGTAAACTACAGAGCTATTTGTGTGGTGTGAATAGTTCTGTTGTCAAATTTGTGCTGAAAGACTAGTGAACGAGTCCCCTGAATTGAGATGATCAACGCTCCTGCTGTGGAGTGCCGGGAAAAGAAAGTTATTAtggttagaaaaaaatgaaaatatcataatgagGAAGGATGCATGAACTAAAAGCCAGTTTAGACTTCTTGAATCCTTTCCTAGCCTTTTCCAGAAAAGTGTGTCCATCTCTACCCTTGACCTGGGCAGAATTTCATCAGGAGTTTTCTGTTAATTATGATAGATTCCTAAATCGAAGAAAAAGCCACCCTGACACTAAGAATACTTCCTAGGGCTTGAAGGCAGGGTATCCAAGAAGTTTTAAGTTATTTGGAAAATGTCACTATTGTTTTGCAACTAGTGGGTGACTCTAGGCACAGTGCGTGGCCTTAGGCTGGTTATACATGCTGACACCTGGGCCCGACTGTACGTTGGGCAGGGAGGGGACACCCAAGAATTTGCACTTTTGCTTATCTCCCCCTCCCTATCCCCTGTAATGTGGACATGGAAGACTTTTATGCATGTAGAAGCTTAGTTATTGAGCAGGTACtatgaaatctctctctctctctctctctctctctctctctctctctctctctctcacacacacacacacacacacacacacacacacacacacacacacacagcccccatGTTCTCACTACATACCGGTCCAGATGAAATTGTCATCCCAGACGGACCACATCTGGACGATGAAGAAAGGCGCCCAGCAGAGGATGTAGGCAGTCACGATCACAAAGGTCATCTTCACTGTGCGGATCTTGGCACGGGAAATGGTCTTCACGCTGCTGACACAAGGCGTGACCAGAAGCCCCTTGTGGAAGGGACCTGGGGTGTCCCCAGAGTCCTTGCTGCCCTTGCTCTGCCGCGACGCCGTCTTCCCACGGACGTTGCGCCAGATGTGGTAGCAGATGAAGCCGTAGCAGGTACCCAAGATGACCACAGGTACCACGAAGACACCACTGGTCATCCAGGTCACGTAGGCACGGGTACCCCAGGGCTGGATAAAGGTAGCCCAGCAGTCTTGGGTTTTGGTACCGTTGTTCACCTCGATTTCGATCATGGAGAAGATGAAGTACTGCGGCGTGCTCAGTAGGAAACTCAGCACCCAAGAGGCGGCGATCATGAGGCGCGAGCGGCGTGCGGGCTGCTGCAGGGTCTTGAGCGGGTGGCACACCGCGATGTAGCGGTCGGCGGTCATGACCACCAGCATGTAGGCGGACGCGAACATGGCAAACACCTGCAGGTGCTTCACCACGCGGCACAGCCAATCCGGCCCGCGGAAGCGGTAGGTGATGTCCCAGCACAGCTGCGGCAACACTTGGAAGAAGGCGACCGCCAAGTCTGCCAGGCTGAGGTGTCGGATGAAGAGGTGCATGCGGGATGTCTTGCGGGGCGTGCGATGCAACGCCAGCAGCACACTGCTGTTGCCCAGCACGGCCACCACGAAAATCACCGCCAGCACGGCGATCTCCAGCTTGGCCAGCTCCTCGTTGCGCACATCCCCGGGAGGGTCGTTACCTTCCTGGAGCAGCCCCGCTGCTGCCTCCCGGCTGCTGTTGGCATCCTCGGCGCTCAGAGGCCACCACTGGCTGGAGTTGTTGGCCGCCGGATCGTGGGAACCTCGCGGGAAACTCATGCTGTCGGTGCagcacctggggggggggggctgtccgGCGTGGgctgcttccttcctgcctccGAGGACCCGGAGACCCTTGTCCTAAGCTCCGCTGGCTGTCCTCCCTCCCTTCGATCTCTTGGCTGCGCAATCCCAGCAGCGCAGGGCGAGCGGTTTGGGGTGGGATGTTCGCGCCTGTCCGTGCTGCCCCGGAGCAGGGAAGCTGCTAGAGCTTCCCACACTCCGCACTCCCAATACACTCTTTGGCTGTCTCAGGACGCGCTCCCCCACGTTCTAGCGGCTGGAGACTGTCCCCACGCCCCTAACCCCCACCCCTCCGAGTCCTTTGTGATTTGTCCTCTTGCCTTGTTGCAGGGGTGGAGCTGAGACTCCTGGATTCCTCTGCAGAGCCAGGCGCTTTCCCCCGCTCTGCCCCAAACTTCTCTGGGCGCCTCAGGGTTTCCTCCAGCCCCTTTGACAAGCCAATTTAAAGCCAAACAGGACGTCAACAGGAGCAGTAAATGCGTCCTTAGAGATCTGCGTCTGCTGGCCCTGCGAACTCAGCGCGCCTGAACTTAAGAGTCTGCCTGGTCCTCCCGGCCCCGCGTTTCCCCAGCTCCGCACTTAGGCTAGCCACTCAGGCTGATTTTATTCCTCTCCCGGTTTCCCGCTACCCTACCCGTTGTCTGTGGGGGTAAACATCCCGTGACTTAAATGGATCTCTCTTTCTGATGACTTCGTCACCCTGCCTTTGCCTGCGAACAGGAAAGACCCACTCAC
This window harbors:
- the Avpr1a gene encoding vasopressin V1a receptor, which translates into the protein MSFPRGSHDPAANNSSQWWPLSAEDANSSREAAAGLLQEGNDPPGDVRNEELAKLEIAVLAVIFVVAVLGNSSVLLALHRTPRKTSRMHLFIRHLSLADLAVAFFQVLPQLCWDITYRFRGPDWLCRVVKHLQVFAMFASAYMLVVMTADRYIAVCHPLKTLQQPARRSRLMIAASWVLSFLLSTPQYFIFSMIEIEVNNGTKTQDCWATFIQPWGTRAYVTWMTSGVFVVPVVILGTCYGFICYHIWRNVRGKTASRQSKGSKDSGDTPGPFHKGLLVTPCVSSVKTISRAKIRTVKMTFVIVTAYILCWAPFFIVQMWSVWDDNFIWTDSENPSITITALLASLNSCCNPWIYMFFSGHLLQDCVQSFPCCQSVVQKFTKDDSDSMSRRQTSYSNNRSPTNSTGMWKDSPKSSKSIKFIPVST